ATCCCGCTGCCGCCACTCTCCTCCTTGGTGGTGAAGTAGGGGTCGAAGATGCGTGGGGCGATGCTGGTTGGAATGCCGGGGCCGTTATCGCGGATATCGATCCACAAATTGTCGTCTGCGCCGTTGGCTAGCAGCACGAGAATCCACCCCTCGGCGGGGGCGCCCGTGGCGCTGCGGCTGCCGAGAATGGCGTCGCGGGCATTCCCTAACAGGTTGAGGATCACCTGTTTGAATTCGTTGGGGAAACCCTCCACCAGCAGGATCTCTCCTAGCGGGACCTGCAGGTCGACGCGGATGCCGCTGCTGGTAAAATGCGACTCCAGCAGGCGCAGGGAGTCGGTGACGCAGGTGGCGGGGGAGAAGAGCACCCTCTGCTTGTCGGGCCGATAAAAGCCGCGAAACTCCTCGATGGTGTCGGACATGTGGTGGATCTGGCGCATGGCGCTGGTCTTGAACTCGGAGAGGCTCTCCGGGGTCAGCCCTTGCGTGGTCCCCACGGCATAGGTGCGCTGCACCATCATCCCCAGGGTCGCCAGGGGTTGGCGCCACTGGTGGGCGATGGCGTTGATCATCTCCCCCATGGCCGCCAGGCGGGAGTGGTTAGAGAGTTGGCGTTCCTGAACCATGCGGCGCGTGGTCTCCACTTCGACGCGGGTCTGCAGGGTGGCCGAGAGCTCGCGATAACTTTTCTCGCTCTGCTGCAGTTCTTCTTCGACCCGGCCGCTGGTCAGGGAGAGGTAACTGTAGGCGATCATCAACTCGACGATGATGCCGTAGATCATCAGCCAGCGTAGCAGGGTGTCCTCGTTCAGGTTCACCTGCACGGTGTCGGGTGCGGATCCGGTCGCGTAGAAGAACCAGAACCGCAGTGCCAGCAGGAAGATCAGCGGCAGCAGGGAGAGGGAGAGCAGCCACTGCATGGAGTTGCTGCGCGCTCGGGCGTAGAGGAGCGGTTCCAGTGCGACCCGCGTAAAGAGGAGCGTCAGCACCAGGCTGATGACGATGATGCGGGCACCCATATGCTCATGGACATAGAAGTAATAGCACTGGTTGACCAGGAAGAGCAGCACCAGAATGAGGTTGAGCGGGGTCCCCCACCACCGGCTGCGAATGCCGTAAAACTTCTGAATTCCGACATAAAGCAGCAGCGGGTGCAGCATGATCAGGGTGTTTCCGAGGATTTTGGGGATGAACTGAGGCTGCAGGTTAAAGAGGAGCAGGGTCAGGGTTGAGCCGACCGACCAGCAGGCGGTGCCGGCGATCCAGGTACGGAAGCCGGGATAGGTGGTGCGGGTGCGCCAGGTGTGAAGGAGAATCAGCACCAGGGCAAAGTCAACAAGTATGCTGATGAACACTATGGTGGCGGTGTCGAAAGTCATGGGAATACCTTAACAGGCAAAGACCGGTTGCTGGTCGAGTACGGTTCAAATTGGGAAGCTGCGAAGGGTTTCCGTCGGTTGTCTCTGCCCTAGATTTATATAAATCAGCAATTTTGTCGAGCCATTTAATCTCTCTGCCGGAAGGAGTTTAATCTTCTACACACAGGCTTGGACTCTACAGCAAACCTGTGCTAATAATATACACCATTTCACTGGGAAGGATCATCGATGCAAAGGGTTGCCCTCTACGCCAAAAAGAATCATCCCCATGCCAGCATCTTTGCGGCTGAGGTCATGAACTGGCTGCTGTCGCGCGGACTCGAGGTCCTTCTCGAAGAGGATCTCGCCAAATCATTGTCGATCCGCCGTGACTATGTCGATAGCGATATCCCCGAACGGGCTGATCTGGTGATCATCCTCGGGGGGGATGGCACTTTGATTTCGGTGGCGCGTCATCTCGGGGACCGGGAGAAGCCGATCCTTGCCGTTAACCTTGGCAGCCTCGGTTTTCTCACCGAGATCACCAAAGATGAAACCTTTGCCACGCTAGAGCGGGTTCTTGCCGGGGACTATGAACTTTCAAGGCGGATGAAACTCGATTGTGTGGTGCTGCGAGACGGCATTCAGGTTGGGCATTATTCCGTCCTCAATGATGTCGTGATCAACAAGGGCGCACTGGCGCGGATCATCGATATGGAGGCGATGGTCGACGGACATTACCTGACCACCTTCAAGGCCGATGGCCTGATCGTCGCGACCCCGACCGGTTCGACGGCTTACAACCTGGCGGCCGGTGGCCCGATTATCGATCCCCAGGTTAACTCTCTGGTGATTACCCCGATCTGTCCGCATACTCTGACCAACCGCCCCCTGATTGTCCCCGGTGATGCAGTGATTCGCCTGCATGTCACCTTTGATGATCAAATGGTTCATCTCACTGCCGACGGACAGGTGGGGATGCAGCTGCAGCTTGGGGATATTATCGAGTTGCAGCAATCGGCCGTTCACACTCTGCTGATCAAGAGTCCGACCAAGGATTATTTCGAAGTTCTTCGTGCCAAATTGCGCTGGGGCGAACGGTGATTTTGCACCTTCTTCAGGATCCTTTCTATGCTCTGTGAACTGAACATCCGCAACTTTGTCATCATCGATCGTCTCTCCCTGACCTTTGCGGCGGGATTGAACGTCCTCACCGGTGAGACCGGTGCCGGTAAGTCGATTATCATTGATGCCATCGACCTCCTTTTGGGAGGAAAGGCACGGACTGATCTGATCCGTACCGGCGAAGAGGAAGCGGTGGTCGAAGCCCTCTTTGATCTGAGGGCGGCGGCCAATCTCCGGGCAGCTCTGGCGGATGCCGGCTTTGATAATGGCGACGAACTGCTGGTGCGGCGGGTTCTGTCGCTGTCGGGGAAGAATCGTATCTATGTCAATGGCACTCTGGCGACGGCAGCCCAGCTGCAAACCTGGCTGACGCAAATTGTCGCAATCTATGGCCAACACGAACAGTTTACTCTGGCACGGGCCGAGACACATGGCCAACTTCTCGACAGCTATGCCGGGATCTTGATAGAGCTGTCGTCTTATCGCCGCCTTTTTGAGCAGATCAGAAAGCTGCGTGAAGAGTTGGCTCGTTTCGATCGGGCCGAGCAGGAACGGCAGCAGCGTCTTGATCTCCTCGACTACCAACATAAGGAGATTGCTGCCGCTGATTTGCATCCCGGTGAAGATGTGCAGTTACTGGCCGAGCGCACCTTGCAACAGCATGCGGAGAAGCTGGCGGGGATTGCCGGGGGCGGCTACGATGATCTCTATGCCAAAGAAGGGGCGATCTGCGAAACATTAGCGCGTCTGGCCAGCCAGCTAGGCGAAGGGGCGGCAATCGATCCATATCTTGCCCCCTTGGCCGAAGCAGTGCAGAGCTCTTATTATGCTCTGGAGGATAGCGCCACGCAACTGCGCGCCTATGCAAAGAAGATCACTTTTGATGCGGCGCGCATGGAAGAAATTGAGGCCCGGCTTGATCTCCTGCATCGGCTTAAACGTAAATATGGCAACACGATCGAAGCCATCCTTGACCACTTTGCGTCTGTTACCCGTGAATTTGCCGATCTCTCCAATCTTGATGCCACTCGCGGCGCCTGGGAGAAGCAGTTAAGGGAAGACGAAGTGGCCTTGCAGCAACTCGGTGCGTCGTTAACCCGTGCGCGGAAAGCGGCGGCAATCTCCTTGCAGCAAGGGGTGGAAGGGGAGTTACGTGATCTGGCGATGCCGAAGGCGCGTTTCTCGGTGGCCTTGACTTCTCTGCCGGCACCGGGCCCGCTTGGTTGTGAAAAGATTGAATTCCTGTTGCAGGCCAACCCCGGCGAAGTGGCTCGTCCTCTGGCCAAGGTCGCTTCCGGCGGCGAACTGTCGCGGCTGATGCTGGCGATTCAGCGTACGGCTCCTGCAGGGGAAGAGGTGGCGACCCTCATCTTCGACGAAGTCGATGCCGGGATCGGCGGGGCAGCAGCGACGGCGGTCGGCGAAAAGCTGCGCGCGGTGGCAACTGGCCGGCAAGTCCTTTGTATTACCCATCTCCCCCAGGTCGCGGCCTTTGCCCATCACCATTTCAAGGTGGGGAAAGAGGAGACGGTTGACGCCCGTACCATTACCACAGTTCGCTTGCTTGCCGCCGAAGAGCAGGTCAGTGAAATTGCCCGGATGCTCGGCGGCGCCAAGATCACCGCATCGACGACAACGCACGCCCGTGAGCTGATCAGTCACTCGGTCGGGCCTGATTATATGGAGGATCACCATGATTCGTAAGGCAACCATTCCTGATGTTCGGGCCATTCATAAATTACTGATGACCTATGCCAGCAGCGGCATGATGCTCTCTCGCTCCCTTTCCGAGCTTTATGAAGCGATTCGTGATTTTTATGTCTGGGAAGAGGATGGCGTCGTTGTCGGCACCGTCTGTCTGCATATCTGCTGGGAAGATCTTGCCGAAGTGCGCAGTCTCGCTGTCGAGGAAAGTTTTGAAGGGCGGGGAATCGGTCGGCAACTTGTCGAGAGCTGTCTGCAGGAAGCGCGACAGATCGGTCTGAAGAAGGTCTTTGCCTTAACCTACAAAGATCAATTTTTTGCCAAGCTCGGTTTTCATCTCATTGAAAAGTCGGAACTGCCCCATAAAATCTGGGGAGACTGCATTAAGTGCCCGAAATTCCCCGAATGTGACGAAATTGCCATGAGTATTGAACTCCTGTAGCCCCCCGTAAGTTTGACATTTCCTTCTTCCTGTGGCTTACTGTCCGCTCTTTTTCAGGGAAGCCGGAGGTACAGCTTTATGCCGAATAAAAACTATACAATACTGCTGATCCCGGAAGGGTCGCATAAAGTCCGTCGCTACATGATCGGTCGCAAATGGCTTTACTCCGTGGCGGCAACGTTCAGCCTCGTCCTTTTGCTCGGAGGATTCCTTTCTCTCGACTATTTCCGCACCAATGTCGATCGTTCGGAACTCAAACGCTTACGGGTACAGAATCAGCTGCAACATAATGAACTACGGGAGTTTGCCAACCGTCTGGAGGATGTTCGCAAAGAGATGGTCATCCTGGCCCAGAACGATGCGAAGATGCGGGCACAAGCTCAAATCAGTCATCCGAGCGGCACTCCGGAAAATATTCAGGTCGGGATCGGCGGTCCACTCGAAAGTGCCCCGGCGAGTGATATGAGCAATTTGCAGCAACAGATCGACCAGATTCGGGCCTCCATCGACCTGCGGCGCGAAAGTCAGGAAGAGGTGCGCGGTTTCCTGACGGAACAGAGTTCCCTCCTCTCCTCCAAGCCGAATGGATTGCCGGCGCGGGGCTGGCTGACGTCAAATTTTGGCATACGCAACTCCCCCTTCAGCGGCAAACGGACCATGCATGAAGGGATCGATATTGCTGCCCGCATCGGCACCCCGGTCTACGCTACGGCCGCTGGGATTGTCAGTCGGGCGCAGATCGAAAATGGTTATGGTAAATTGATCGTGATCGATCATGGATACGGCTACAAGACCTATTACGGACATAACTCCAAACTGGTAGTGAAGGTTGGGCAACGCGTCAAGCGCGGGGATCTTATTTCCGCTTCCGGTAACACCGGGACCTCTACCGGTCCCCATGTTCATTACGAAGTTCGTCTCAACGGTGTGCCGCTCAATCCTCGCAAATTCATTTAGGTGAGCAGTTTTAGACATTTTTTTACTTGTCTTTCTCAAGGCGATTGTTTATAACGAAAATCTGTTCAGCCCCTCTTAAGGATCATTGCAGATGAACGTTTTTTACTCTTTTAATAACTTTAACTCTTTCGGCTTTTGGCGCGAGTATTATTTTGCGCTGCCTGCCCAGGGTTGAGGTTTGTCGGAAGAAGGAGTTTTTCAACGGACAAAACCACATCAAACCACAGGCAGGCTGCAAGGCTCTCCCGTGGTTTTTCATTTTCAGGATCGATGAATGAAGAGGCCGCTGGAGATTTGTTAATCCGGCGGCCTGTTATTTTTTCATTCATCGATCGCGAAAGGTAGAATCGTCATGATCATCGTCATGAAGCAGAATGCAAGCAAGGAAGAGCTGGCGGAAGTGAAGAAGCAGATTCGCGCCTTCGGTTACCGCCCTCACGTCATTCACGGCGAAACGCGCAACGTCATCGGTGCAGTCGGTGATGAGCGCGGCAAGAGCGTTTTGCAGTCGCTGGAGTCCTTCTCCGGGGTCGAGAGTGTCGTGCCGATTCTCAAGCCGTACAAATTAGCCAGTCGCGAGGTCCGGCACGATACGAGCGTTTTCGAGATTGCGCCGGGTCTGATGATCGGCGGACCGAAGGTGATAATTATGGCCGGCCCCTGTTCGGTCGAGAGCGAGGAGCAGATTGTCGAGACGGCCCTGGCGGTCAAGGCGGCGGGGGCAACGGTGCTGCGCGGCGGGGCCTTCAAGCCTCGCACCAGTCCTTACTCTTTTCAGGGGATGGAAGAAGAGGGTTTGCGTCTTTTGGCGCTGGCGCGCGAAGCCAGTGGCCTGCCGATTGTCACCGAGGTTGTTAATCCTTTAGATGTCGAACTGGTGGCCAAGTATTCGGATATCCTGCAAATAGGCGCACGCAATGTCCAGAACTTCGCCCTGCTCAAAACTGTTGGCCAGATCGACAAGCCGATTCTCCTCAAACGCGGCATGGCAACGACGATTCAGGAATATCTGATGAGCGCCGAGTATAT
The Deltaproteobacteria bacterium HGW-Deltaproteobacteria-4 DNA segment above includes these coding regions:
- a CDS encoding NAD(+) kinase translates to MQRVALYAKKNHPHASIFAAEVMNWLLSRGLEVLLEEDLAKSLSIRRDYVDSDIPERADLVIILGGDGTLISVARHLGDREKPILAVNLGSLGFLTEITKDETFATLERVLAGDYELSRRMKLDCVVLRDGIQVGHYSVLNDVVINKGALARIIDMEAMVDGHYLTTFKADGLIVATPTGSTAYNLAAGGPIIDPQVNSLVITPICPHTLTNRPLIVPGDAVIRLHVTFDDQMVHLTADGQVGMQLQLGDIIELQQSAVHTLLIKSPTKDYFEVLRAKLRWGER
- the recN gene encoding DNA repair protein RecN, which codes for MLCELNIRNFVIIDRLSLTFAAGLNVLTGETGAGKSIIIDAIDLLLGGKARTDLIRTGEEEAVVEALFDLRAAANLRAALADAGFDNGDELLVRRVLSLSGKNRIYVNGTLATAAQLQTWLTQIVAIYGQHEQFTLARAETHGQLLDSYAGILIELSSYRRLFEQIRKLREELARFDRAEQERQQRLDLLDYQHKEIAAADLHPGEDVQLLAERTLQQHAEKLAGIAGGGYDDLYAKEGAICETLARLASQLGEGAAIDPYLAPLAEAVQSSYYALEDSATQLRAYAKKITFDAARMEEIEARLDLLHRLKRKYGNTIEAILDHFASVTREFADLSNLDATRGAWEKQLREDEVALQQLGASLTRARKAAAISLQQGVEGELRDLAMPKARFSVALTSLPAPGPLGCEKIEFLLQANPGEVARPLAKVASGGELSRLMLAIQRTAPAGEEVATLIFDEVDAGIGGAAATAVGEKLRAVATGRQVLCITHLPQVAAFAHHHFKVGKEETVDARTITTVRLLAAEEQVSEIARMLGGAKITASTTTHARELISHSVGPDYMEDHHDS
- a CDS encoding GNAT family N-acetyltransferase, which translates into the protein MIRKATIPDVRAIHKLLMTYASSGMMLSRSLSELYEAIRDFYVWEEDGVVVGTVCLHICWEDLAEVRSLAVEESFEGRGIGRQLVESCLQEARQIGLKKVFALTYKDQFFAKLGFHLIEKSELPHKIWGDCIKCPKFPECDEIAMSIELL
- a CDS encoding peptidase M23 yields the protein MPNKNYTILLIPEGSHKVRRYMIGRKWLYSVAATFSLVLLLGGFLSLDYFRTNVDRSELKRLRVQNQLQHNELREFANRLEDVRKEMVILAQNDAKMRAQAQISHPSGTPENIQVGIGGPLESAPASDMSNLQQQIDQIRASIDLRRESQEEVRGFLTEQSSLLSSKPNGLPARGWLTSNFGIRNSPFSGKRTMHEGIDIAARIGTPVYATAAGIVSRAQIENGYGKLIVIDHGYGYKTYYGHNSKLVVKVGQRVKRGDLISASGNTGTSTGPHVHYEVRLNGVPLNPRKFI
- the aroF gene encoding 3-deoxy-7-phosphoheptulonate synthase, coding for MIIVMKQNASKEELAEVKKQIRAFGYRPHVIHGETRNVIGAVGDERGKSVLQSLESFSGVESVVPILKPYKLASREVRHDTSVFEIAPGLMIGGPKVIIMAGPCSVESEEQIVETALAVKAAGATVLRGGAFKPRTSPYSFQGMEEEGLRLLALAREASGLPIVTEVVNPLDVELVAKYSDILQIGARNVQNFALLKTVGQIDKPILLKRGMATTIQEYLMSAEYILSEGNRRVILCERGIRTFETATRNTLDISAVPVLKELTHLPVVVDPSHATGHAHLVPSMAYASVAAGADGLIIEVHPCPEKAASDGPQSLRPAEFALMMKKLAAFVAAAERTL